The following coding sequences are from one Coffea arabica cultivar ET-39 chromosome 11e, Coffea Arabica ET-39 HiFi, whole genome shotgun sequence window:
- the LOC113719645 gene encoding uncharacterized protein isoform X8 produces MAFLSLQFVNGTIALSTTTSSTTILPSFSPILSKVAAATPSFSAASAVQCCSRVCHQVPSAGRPPAPGLQSPHDVKININNNEKGPPSAREPADGDSEKAAVEGSENGSDGVSGIEVPRPRYISISKARLLNAIVSELFDSQLEADQFLHLSKCLDSILLAEHKCILEEMRLDYDLTNSVESEGNVYQGLSNLERKSESNGKNSYAAGSMEEYGVNGFDNKKSDLSSELASLLASFSDNMKTNPMKRVFCRVAVHARFQRSFVQLLSSAEFEELSVRDLLLTSSLNTDYLLTLPIYVDWRRASESNAIIYRRGHATERQKGLLTVEKLDYLQSMLLQRIFFLISRPLGKFGVWLAEQVLKRNKQIRDTILWTENLNDWLKKLPFFQQSYLDDIFSSEDELEVDLLTSSDLPIWLAAQRAVTRYEGILSTTGPRGRLLRKLLTWIGLAPSAPEQALDLKSRTIACDSKPYSGPIFLSRITLGDIWRPASLKHCGNDFWKMLKTAISILISQSTLQEPAFKELILLYTKELDGTDTEDKANVPPLELKIYEKIPIPDLPVIFPHKKLSFRILDAVWRKFSTLGCGYYIGTISILHKLQV; encoded by the exons ATGGCGTTTCTATCATTACAATTCGTCAATGGCACAATTGCTTTGTCAACAACAACCTCATCAACAACAATTCTGCCCTCTTTTTCCCCTATTCTGTCCAAAGTTGCTGCTGCTACCCCTTCTTTTTCTGCAGCTTCTGCAGTTCAATGTTGCTCTCGAGTCTGCCACCAAGTACCCTCCGCTGGCCGTCCTCCTGCTCCTGGATTGCAGTCTCCTCATGATGTCAAGATAAACATTAACAACAACGAAAAAGGTCCTCCCAGTGCGAGAGAACCTGCTGATGGAGATTCAGAGAAGGCAGCAGTAGAAGGGAGTGAGAATGGTAGTGATGGGGTATCGGGAATTGAAGTTCCTAGGCCGAGATACATCTCCATTTCTAAGGCAAGGCTCCTCAACGCCATCGTTTCCGAGTTGTTCGACTCACAACTCGAGGCCGACCAGTTTCTTCATCTTTCCAA ATGCTTGGATTCTATACTTCTTGCTGAGCACAAATGCATCTTAGAGGAAATGCGGCTTGACTATGATCTGACGAATTCTGTGGAGAGTGAGGGGAATGTTTACCAAGGTTTATCTAATCTGGAAAGAAAATCTGAATCAAATGGAAAGAATTCTTATGCTGCCGGTAGCATGGAAGAATATGGGGTGAATGGGTTTGACAATAAAAAATCTGATCTTTCTTCTGAGTTGGCTTCTCTATTGGCTTCTTTTTCTGACAATATGAAGACAAATCCCATGAAAAG AGTTTTTTGTAGAGTTGCTGTGCATGCCCGTTTTCAGCGTTCGTTTGTGCAGCTGCTTTCTAGTGCTGAGTTTGAAGAATTGTCAGTTCGGGATTTGCTATTGACATCCTCTTTAAATACCGATTACCTTCTCACTTTGCCAATATATGTTGACTGGAGAAGGGCTTCTGAATCAAATGCAATCATTTACAG GCGAGGTCATGCGACTGAGAGGCAGAAAGGATTGTTAACAGTTGAAAAACTGGATTACTTGCAGTCGATGCTGTTACAAAGAATTTTCTTTCTCATATCAAGACCACTGGGGAAGTTTGGTGTATGGTTAGCTGAG CAGGTTCTCAAAAGGAACAAACAGATACGCGATACAATATTGTGGACAGAAAATCTAAatgactggctgaagaaattgCCATTCTTTCAACAATCATATTTGGATGATATATTCTCATCCGAAGATGAGTTGGAAGTTGACCTTCTAACATCCAGTGACCTTCCTATCTGGTTAGCAGCTCAAAGGGCAGTAACTCGTTATGAGGGAATCTTATCAACTACTGGGCCCCGTGGCAGGCTCTTGAGAAAGTTACTTACATGGATTGGACTTGCACCATCGGCCCCAGAACAAGCGCTGGATCTCAAGTCAAGGACCATTGCTTGTGACTCCAAACCTTACTCAGG GCCTATATTCTTGTCAAGGATAACACTTGGTGATATATGGAGACCTGCTTCACTAAAACATTGTGGAAATGATTTCTGGAAGATGCTGAAAACTGCCATTTCCATTCTTATCTCTCAATCAACTCTCCAG GAGCCAGCATTCAAAGAGTTGATTCTGCTCTATACAAAGGAGTTGGATGGAACAGATACTGAAGATAAAGCTAATGTTCCTCCCTTGGAGTTGAAGATTTATGAGAAAATTCCTATACCAGATTTACCA GTTATATTTCCTCACAAGAAGCTTTCTTTCCGCATCCTTGATGCGGTATGGAGAAAATTCA GTACGCTTGGATGTGGCTACTATATTGGGACTATTAGCATTCTTCATAAACTACAAGTTTGA
- the LOC113719645 gene encoding uncharacterized protein isoform X7 produces the protein MAFLSLQFVNGTIALSTTTSSTTILPSFSPILSKVAAATPSFSAASAVQCCSRVCHQVPSAGRPPAPGLQSPHDVKININNNEKGPPSAREPADGDSEKAAVEGSENGSDGVSGIEVPRPRYISISKARLLNAIVSELFDSQLEADQFLHLSKCLDSILLAEHKCILEEMRLDYDLTNSVESEGNVYQGLSNLERKSESNGKNSYAAGSMEEYGVNGFDNKKSDLSSELASLLASFSDNMKTNPMKRVFCRVAVHARFQRSFVQLLSSAEFEELSVRDLLLTSSLNTDYLLTLPIYVDWRRASESNAIIYRRGHATERQKGLLTVEKLDYLQSMLLQRIFFLISRPLGKFGVWLAEQVLKRNKQIRDTILWTENLNDWLKKLPFFQQSYLDDIFSSEDELEVDLLTSSDLPIWLAAQRAVTRYEGILSTTGPRGRLLRKLLTWIGLAPSAPEQALDLKSRTIACDSKPYSGPIFLSRITLGDIWRPASLKHCGNDFWKMLKTAISILISQSTLQEPAFKELILLYTKELDGTDTEDKANVPPLELKIYEKIPIPDLPVIFPHKKLSFRILDAVRLDVATILGLLAFFINYKFEDILSSPSTETPCCARNSLAI, from the exons ATGGCGTTTCTATCATTACAATTCGTCAATGGCACAATTGCTTTGTCAACAACAACCTCATCAACAACAATTCTGCCCTCTTTTTCCCCTATTCTGTCCAAAGTTGCTGCTGCTACCCCTTCTTTTTCTGCAGCTTCTGCAGTTCAATGTTGCTCTCGAGTCTGCCACCAAGTACCCTCCGCTGGCCGTCCTCCTGCTCCTGGATTGCAGTCTCCTCATGATGTCAAGATAAACATTAACAACAACGAAAAAGGTCCTCCCAGTGCGAGAGAACCTGCTGATGGAGATTCAGAGAAGGCAGCAGTAGAAGGGAGTGAGAATGGTAGTGATGGGGTATCGGGAATTGAAGTTCCTAGGCCGAGATACATCTCCATTTCTAAGGCAAGGCTCCTCAACGCCATCGTTTCCGAGTTGTTCGACTCACAACTCGAGGCCGACCAGTTTCTTCATCTTTCCAA ATGCTTGGATTCTATACTTCTTGCTGAGCACAAATGCATCTTAGAGGAAATGCGGCTTGACTATGATCTGACGAATTCTGTGGAGAGTGAGGGGAATGTTTACCAAGGTTTATCTAATCTGGAAAGAAAATCTGAATCAAATGGAAAGAATTCTTATGCTGCCGGTAGCATGGAAGAATATGGGGTGAATGGGTTTGACAATAAAAAATCTGATCTTTCTTCTGAGTTGGCTTCTCTATTGGCTTCTTTTTCTGACAATATGAAGACAAATCCCATGAAAAG AGTTTTTTGTAGAGTTGCTGTGCATGCCCGTTTTCAGCGTTCGTTTGTGCAGCTGCTTTCTAGTGCTGAGTTTGAAGAATTGTCAGTTCGGGATTTGCTATTGACATCCTCTTTAAATACCGATTACCTTCTCACTTTGCCAATATATGTTGACTGGAGAAGGGCTTCTGAATCAAATGCAATCATTTACAG GCGAGGTCATGCGACTGAGAGGCAGAAAGGATTGTTAACAGTTGAAAAACTGGATTACTTGCAGTCGATGCTGTTACAAAGAATTTTCTTTCTCATATCAAGACCACTGGGGAAGTTTGGTGTATGGTTAGCTGAG CAGGTTCTCAAAAGGAACAAACAGATACGCGATACAATATTGTGGACAGAAAATCTAAatgactggctgaagaaattgCCATTCTTTCAACAATCATATTTGGATGATATATTCTCATCCGAAGATGAGTTGGAAGTTGACCTTCTAACATCCAGTGACCTTCCTATCTGGTTAGCAGCTCAAAGGGCAGTAACTCGTTATGAGGGAATCTTATCAACTACTGGGCCCCGTGGCAGGCTCTTGAGAAAGTTACTTACATGGATTGGACTTGCACCATCGGCCCCAGAACAAGCGCTGGATCTCAAGTCAAGGACCATTGCTTGTGACTCCAAACCTTACTCAGG GCCTATATTCTTGTCAAGGATAACACTTGGTGATATATGGAGACCTGCTTCACTAAAACATTGTGGAAATGATTTCTGGAAGATGCTGAAAACTGCCATTTCCATTCTTATCTCTCAATCAACTCTCCAG GAGCCAGCATTCAAAGAGTTGATTCTGCTCTATACAAAGGAGTTGGATGGAACAGATACTGAAGATAAAGCTAATGTTCCTCCCTTGGAGTTGAAGATTTATGAGAAAATTCCTATACCAGATTTACCA GTTATATTTCCTCACAAGAAGCTTTCTTTCCGCATCCTTGATGCG GTACGCTTGGATGTGGCTACTATATTGGGACTATTAGCATTCTTCATAAACTACAAGTTTGAGGACATTTTATCTTCCCC aTCTACCGAGACTCCTTGTTGTGCAAGGAACAGTCTGGCAATTTGA